The Rhizoctonia solani chromosome 4, complete sequence genome contains a region encoding:
- a CDS encoding PQ-loop repeat-containing protein 1 yields MQRSYAIYTTNFYFNEEVREEYRQRHNGYDNSVQLNDIAFAIHALALTLVTWSQTFYYHRGPGQTLSTFNGVTIAFMVIFIGTDLGRVAIHQARLIDVLYHLGTFKLYVSIAKYIPQAFSNFNRKSTEGWSIGNVVLDFTGGVLSLLQLLIDSFALDDWSSITGNPVKFAVGIGFSFRHFTSSVPQASLVNMTTLPTFIELLASLGLDEKGSPPQRHGSPPSLRSSSSSPNTIECARSSPPSREHSLGSSPAIVIDAPDSVKVRSLGPSFGVGEPDMHHTVQRPTDRLFDVEVLSVHEESSARKLGSSSPPNSRLMSRRRPSMANLTLDPDTAQSSTPISSLLRRRSPQPSPTTPGFRMSRRSSVASGTASPSPLTPPSVPALPTLPPMPSNYSFGTPGLRTMPSSEFRSPRRGDMSDVDELPAHSSPRIHRKTHSRSISAGSSNSSISRRVLKTSSKP; encoded by the exons ATGCAACGTAGTTACGCAATCTATACAACTAATTTCTATTTTAACGAGGAAGTTCGGGAGGAGTACCGGCAAAGGCATAACGGTTATGACAACTCAGTCCAATTGAACGATATTGCATTTGCGATTCAT GCCTTAGCATTAACACTAGTTACCTGGTCTCAAACTTTTTACTACCACCGAGGTCCCGGGCAAACATTATCGACCTTTAACGGAGTTACAATCGCATTTATGGTGATATTCATTGGGACTGATCTCGGAAGGGTGGCAATTCACCAAGCTCGTTTGATTGACGTTCTTTACCATCTTGGCACGTTTAAGCTCTACGTGAGCATTGCAAAGTACATCCCTCAG GCCTTTTCAAACTTTAACCGGAAATCTACCGAAGGATGGAGCATAGGAAACGTGGTCTTG GATTTCACTGGTGGAGTATTGTCACTATTGCAACTTCTGATAGATTCATTTGCACTGGATGATTGGTCATCTATTACCGGCAACCCAGTCAAATT CGCTGTTGGTATTGGTTTTTCCTTTCGCCATTTCACCTCTTCCGTTCCTCAAGCTAGTCTTGTCAACATGACGACACTCCCTACATTTATTGAGCTTTTGGCATCCCTGGGTCTGGATGAGAAAGGCTCTCCCCCGCAACGTCATGGGTCACCTCCCTCTTTGAGAAGTTCTTCTAGTAGCCCTAATACTATTGAATGCGCACGATCCTCGCCTCCATCTCGAGAACACTCACTTGGCAGCTCACCTGCGATCGTCATTGATGCTCCCGATTCTGTTAAGGTTCGCTCATTGGGTCCTTCTTTCGGAGTCGGGGAACCCGATATGCACCATACGGTGCAGAGACC AACGGACCGTTTGTTCGACGTGGAAGTATTA TCTGTCCACGAAGAGAGTTCGGCTAGAAAActtggttcttcctctccgCCAAATTCACGGCTCATGTCTCGCCGACGGCCCTCAATGGCCAATTTGACCCTCGACCCGGACACGGCTCAGAGCTCGACCCCGATCTCTTCATTGTTGCGTCGGCGGTCACCCCAACCATCTCCAACCACTCCCGGTTTCAGAATGTCCCGACGTAGCTCGGTCGCTTCAGGCACCGCCTCCCCTTCACCCTTGACGCCGCCAAGTGTTCCCGCCCTGCCAACTCTGCCCCCGATGCCAAGTAACTACTCGTTCGGCACGCCAGGACTACGTACCATGCCGAGCTCCGAGTTTCGCTCTCCGCGACGAGGAGACATGAGCGATGTGGATGAATTGCCGGCCCATTCATCCCCACGTATACATCGTAAAACCCATTCACGCTCCATCTCTGCGGGGAGCTCCAATTCTTCGATCAGTCGTCGTGTTCTCAAGACTTCAAGCAAGCCTTAA
- a CDS encoding RNA recognition motif protein: protein MSSVAAPPPVNAVPTTNGVTSEATAATTNNAGTAAGATTPAAAPAADSKPTPASPEETGHKVFAGNLAYATTDEGLKKFFESFSNDIVSSEVIHRGSRPAGYGFVTFKTLGAAEKAVTDLNDKELEGRPIIVQLAKPASEKEKERNERRSKRRATGRRNARAPPGEVTEAEAEGQAEESKPGLVEKAENAVEGAAAAVGDALKPKKKKKWGRKGKGKKGPTTSSDAVAEGEQTTETPAGEPSAAGADAVNGAADSAPKATKKPRTPRAPRPPRPAGEQPEGQPSKNMLFVANLAFSVDDARLKQIFTDAGINVVSARVVTRRWGARRSKGFGFVDVGNEEEQKKALAHFAPVESGDGSAPAGGKEIDGRQIAVKVAVDAPKREAGETDADAAANSAEKNDTTPETTVVAH, encoded by the exons ATGTCCTCTGTCGCCGCTCCCCCACCAGTCAACGCCGTGCCTACCACAAACGGCGTGACGAGCGAAGCAACTGCAGCTACCACCAACAACGCTGGGACTGCAGCTGGCGCGACCACCCCCGCGGCTGCCCCTGCTGCTGACAGCAAGCCTACCCCAGCCAGCCCCGAGGAGACGGGACACAAG GTGTTTGCCGGCAACCTCGCCTATGCCACCACCGACGAAGGTCTCAAAAAGTTCTTCGAATCATTCTCCAATGATAT AGTATCTTCCGAGGTCATCCATCGTGGATCCCGCCCAGCTGGTTATGGGTTTGTCACGTTCAAGACACTCGGGGCAGCTGAGAAGGCTGTCACAGATCTCAACGACAAGGAACTTGAAGGTCGCCCTATTATTGTACAACTCGCCAAGCCTGCCTcagagaaagaaaaggagAGGAACGAGCGCAGGTCCAAGCGACGTGCCACCGGTCGCCGCAATGCGCGCGCTCCGCCTGGTGAGGTAACCGAGGCCGAGGCAGAAGGCCAAGCTGAGGAATCAAAGCCCGGTCTTGTCGAAAAGGCTGAAAATGCGGTTGAAGGAGCTGCTGCCGCCGTGGGCGATGCTCTCAagcccaagaagaagaagaagtggGGT cgcaagggcaagggcaaaaaGGGACCAACTACATCTAGCGATGCTGTCGCCGAAGGTGAACAAACCACTGAAACCCCAGCTGGTGAACCATCCGCCGCTGGAGCTGATGCCGTTAACGGAGCTGCCGACTCTGCCCCCAAGGCAA CCAAGAAGCCTAGGACACCCAGGGCCCCACGCCCTCCGCGCCCCGCAGGTGAACAACCAGAAGGCCAGCCAAGTAAGAACATGCTGTTTGTGGCCAATCTTGCCTTTTCGGTCGACGACGCTCGCTTGAAGC AGATCTTCACGGATGCCGGTATCAATGTTGTATCCGCTCGAGTCGTTACGCGTCGTTGGGGAGCTCGTCGTTCGAAAGGTTTTGGGTTTGTTGATGTCGGCAACGAGGAGGAACAGAAAAAGGCGCTTGCCCATTTCGCGCCTGTTGAGTCTGGGGATGGGTCGGCTCCTGCTGGCGGAAAGGAAATCGACGGTCGCCAGATTGCTGTCAAGGTTGCAGTCGACGCACCAAAGAGGGAGGCTGGTGAGACGGACGCGGATGCCGCTGCTAACTCTGCGGAGAAGAATGACACCACTCCTGAGACCACTGTCGTCGCGCACTGA
- a CDS encoding major facilitator superfamily transporter — protein sequence MSNTPVDERQALLTKNDGGTPIVQEYGTASSSGTSTPSIVKPSAINSPSGTDLLWILGGLWSAVFLGALDTTIVATLVSPIGSYFQKSHQASYLGTSYLLSVCCFTPLYGIGTLLCGIATSMEFLIFARAVAGMGGGGVMTGRISVTDIIPLKQRGLYQGLANILFGLGSGIGGPVGGWINDTFGWRTAFLIQIPILVLSAIVITFKVNIKLPETKQTARQKLARIDYAGSFTLVVCVGSLLLGLSLKTGEDLKWSSPIVVSLLCLSAVFAVVFVLVEAKWAPEPVMPMRLLTMRTPFFVAVSNFCMSCYAFSMLYNVPLYFSAVRLNSASESGLHLLPNAVGLVLIAVSCGSVFAGWQDDAKNRKTVLVDDCFSSWSFVISRLDLFLERVYAPFAPLARYCIWRVRHEFPHHFNSYALIASVDKKDYAVATGISYLFRTTGQVLGVSLSGALVQAVLVSSLRKGIQGPDAEKIIQSIRHSTAIIPTLDPPLRVVAIQSYQRALTTVFTCQVVLAFVLMLSCLPIEENPLPGSHEEQEQQERLRRERNGRVAA from the exons ATGTCTAACACACCAGTGGATGAGCGCCAAGCTTTGCTAACAAAAAACGACGGTGGGACACCAATCGTACAAGAATATGGCACAGCCAGCTCGTCGGGCACGTCAACACCATCCATAGTCAAACCGAGCGCTATTAATAGCCCCTCTGGAACCGACTTGCTTTGGATTCTTGGTGGTCTATGGTCCGCCGTTTTCCTTGGAGCTCTGGACACCACTATCGTTGCAACGCTTGTCTCACCTATCGGGTCTTATTTTCAAAAGTCACATCAGGCTTCTTATCTAGGAACCTCCTACTTGCTTAGCGTGTGCTGTTTTACTCCCCTCTATG GAATTGGCACACTGTTGTGTGGAATAGCTACTTCTATGGAATTCTTGATTTTTGCGCGTGCAGTCGCTGGCATGGGTGGCGGAGG CGTTATGACAGGTCG TATTTCAGTCACGGATATTATTCCATT GAAGCAGCGTGGTCTGTATCAAGGACTTGCCAATAT TTTGTTTGGATTGGGTTCCGGGATTGGAGGTCCAGTAGGCGGATGGATAAACGATACTTTCGGATG GCGCACAGCATTCCTTATTCAG ATACCCATTCTTGTGCTGTCTGCAATCGTTATCACTTTCAAAGTTAACATCAAACTACCCGAAACCAAACAAACTGCGCGCCAGAAACTCGCACGTATTGACTATGCTGGTTCATTTACGTTAGTGGTCTGCGTCGGATCGTTACTCCTTGGATTGTCCCTCAAAACCGGGGAGGATCTCAAGTGGAGTAGCCCCATCGTTGTCAGCCTGTTGTGCTTGAGTGCTGTCTTTGCGGTCGTGTTTGTCCTTGTGGAGGCGAAATGGGCACCCGAACCGGTAATGCCGATGAGACTGCTCACGATGAGGACGCCGTTTTTTGTCGCAGTTTCGAATTT CTGCATGAGTTGCTATGCATTCTCAATG TTATACAATGTTCCGCTGTACTTTTCAGCAGTACGGCTTAATTCTGCTAGCGAATCAG GTCTTCATTTATTGCCTAATGCGGTTGGTTTAGTCCTT ATAGCTGTCTCGTGTGGTAGCGTCTTTGCTGGGTGGCAA GATGATGCGAAGAACCGGAAAACTGTACTGGTTGACGATTGCTTCAGCAGCTGGAGCTTTGTTATCAGCCgccttgatctcttcttggaACGAGTCTACGCACCATTTGCACCTTTGGCTCGATATTGCATTTGGAGGGTTCGGCATGAGTTCCCTCATCACTTCAACTCTTAT GCTCTTATTGCAAGTGTAGACAAAAAAGATTATGCTGTCGCGACTGGTA TATCATATTTATTTAGGACTACTGGTCAAGTTCTTGGAGTAAGTCTCAGCGGAGCCCTGGTCCAGGCTGTCCTCGTAAGCTCCCTTAGAAAAGGTATACAAGGGCCGGATGCAGAAAAG ATCATCCAAAGTATCAG ACATTCGACCGCGATCATCCCCACGCTTGACCCACCTTTGAGGGTGGTCGCAATACAATCATATCAACGTGCACTCACAACTGTTTTCACCTGCCAAGTCGTTCTCGCTTTCGTTCTTATGCTCAGTTGCTTGCCTATCGAAGAGAACCCATTACC GGGTTCTCATGAGGAACAGGAGCAACAGGAGAGGCTCAGGAGGGAGAGAAATGGGAGGGTAGCTGCCTAA
- a CDS encoding aldehyde dehydrogenase family protein, which produces MANSPLSVEVSLPSGKKLTIPTGLFINNEFVPSVTGDTIVTVNPSTEETICTVQAASAKDVDIAVQAARKAFDTTWGKHVPGTQRSALLHKLADLIERDAQSLAELESLDNGKPVAVARDGDIVESVGCLRYYAGWADKNHGQTIEVNDDTKMAYTRHEPIGVCGQIIPWNYPIMMWAWKTAPALACGCTIVMKPSELTPLTALKLCELIVEAGFPAGVLNCVPSLGPVGGAALSEHLDVDKARRRFHHFVIAFTGSTVTGRKILAAAAASNLKKVTLELGGKSPNIVFPSADLEQAANWASLGIFYNQGQDCTAGSRVYVHSSIYEKFLELLAKNAAEFEKVTGDGFKEGVSGGPIVSQTQRDKVWSYIEKGKSEGARVVTGAQKWEGKGYFVKPTIFADTTSNMKIVQEEIFGPVLSVSKFDTEEEVIALANDTTYGLGAGLHSNDANQIHRVVNALNAGTVWVNQYNILHNNVPFGGYKQSGIGRELGSYALKEYTNVKAVHWNFGEKMGWPF; this is translated from the exons ATGGCCAACTCTCCGCTCAGTGTAGAAGTGTCGCTTCCCTCAGGCAAAAAACTTACTATCCCCACTGGTCTGTTTATCAACAACGAATTCGTTCCCAGTGTGACGGGAGATACGATCGT CACCGTCAATCCGAGCACTGAAGAAACAATTTGCACAGTACAAGCGG CTTCCGCCAAGGACGTTGATATTGCTGTACAAGCTGCTCGCAAGGCATTCGACACAACATGGGGGAAACATGTACCCGGAACTCAGAGGAGCGCGTTGCTTCACAAGCTGGCTGATCTCATAGAGCGTGATGCGCAG TCTCTGGCAGAGTTGGAGTCGCTGGATAATGGAAAACCCGTCGCTGTAGCCCGTGATGGAGACATCGTGGAGAGCGTAGGATGCTTGCGGTACTACGCTGGATGGGCCGACAAAAATCACGGACAG ACGATCGAAGTCAACGATGATACTAAGATGGCATATACCCGACATGAGCCGATAGGAGTCTGCGGACAAAT TATTCCATGGAACTACCCTATCATGATGTGGGCATGGAAAACGGCTCCAGCGCTCGCATGCGGCTGTACCATTGTGATGAAACCCAGCGAGCTCACCCCACTTACTGCGCTG AAACTCTGTGAACTAATTGTTGAGGCTGG CTTTCCAGCTGGCGTTCTTAACTGTGTTCCATCTCTAGGACCTGTGGGAGGAGCTGCTCTGTCGGAACACCTCGACGTCGATAAGGCAAGGCGTAGGTTTCATCACTTCGTC ATCGCATTCACTGGATCGACGGTTACCGGGCGTAAGATCCTGGCCGCAGCGGCGGCCTCTAACCTTAAAAAAGTTACTCTCGAATTGGGTGGAAAATCACCGAACATCGTGTTCCCAAGTGCAGATCTAGAACAAG CGGCCAACTGGGCTTCGCTTGGTATCTTCTACAATCAAGGTCAGGACTGTACCGCAGGATCCCG AGTCTACGTACACTCCTCAATCTATGAAAAATTCCTCGAACTCCTGGCCAAGAACGCTGCAGAGTTTGAGAAAGTTACAGGCGACGGGTTCAAGGAAGGTGTATCTGGTGGTCCAATC GTTTCTCAAACACAACGCGACAAGGTTTGGTCGTACATCGAGAAGGGTAAATCCGAGGGCGCTCGTGTGGTAACCGGGGCCCAAAAATGGGAGGGAAAAGGATACTTTGTTAAACCCACGA TTTTTGCCGACACTACTTCGAACATGAAGATCGTCCAAGAAGAAATATTCGGTCCAGTCTTGAGCGTGTCCAAATTTGACACCGAAGAAGAGGTCATTGCCCTTGCAAACGATACTACCTACGGACTTGGCGCCGGGCTCCACTCCA ACGATGCTAATCAGATTCACCGTGTTGTCAATGCCCTTAATGCTGGTACGGTTTGGGTGAATCAATATAACATCCTACACAATAATGTGCCATTTG GCGGATACAAACAGAGTGGTATCGGTAGGGAATTAGGCAGCTATGCCCTCAAGGAATATACCAATGTCAAGGCTGTTCACTGGAATTTTGGAGAGAAGATGGGCTGGCCCTTTTAA
- a CDS encoding Isocitrate/isopropylmalate dehydrogenase — MSNAPTVPTDASTGSYERIKVSNPVVELDGDEMTRVIWKKIREELILPYLDVDIKYYDLGMENRDATDDQVTVDSAMAISKYNVGIKCATITPDEARVKEFKLKQMWRSPNGTIRNLLNGTVFREPIILERIPKPVPGWVKPIVIGRHAFGDQYRSTDFIAPGPGKLELTYTPRDGGKPTTLNVYDFESPGIALAMYNTDESIQGFAHASFKMALEKKMPLYMSTKNTILKKYDGRFKDIFQEIYEKQYQKEFEAAGLWYEHRLIDDMVAQAIKSSGGFVWACKNYDGDVQSDILAQGFGSLGMMTSELITPDGGTIEAEAAHGTVTRHWREHQKGKETSTNPVASIFAWTRGLAFRAKLDGNDQLKAFTKKLEDSCTEVIDKDGIMTKDLALAIHGKSMTREHWVTTTEYMDAVNAKLQTKLKPQTKL, encoded by the exons ATGTCTAACGCTCCAACTGTCCCAACAGATGCATCCACAGGCTCGTATGAGCGTATCAAAGTCTCCAACCCGGTCGTCGAGTTGGATGGCGATGAAATGACCCGTGTAATCTGGAAGAAGATCCGGGAGGAG CTCATCTTGCCGTATCTGGACGTTGACATCAAATACTACGATCTTGGTATGGAGAATCGAGATGCG ACGGATGATCAAGTCACTGTCGATTCGGCTATGGCCATCTCTAAATACAATGTCGGAATCAAG TGCGCCACCATTACGCCCGATGAAGCACGAGTGAAGG AGTTCAAACTCAAGCAAATGTGGAGATCCCCCAACGGAACC ATTCGCAACCTGTTGAACGGCACTGTGTTCCGCGAGCCTATCATCCTTGAACGAATCCCGAAGCCCGTCCCCGGCTGGGTCAAACCGATTGTTATTGGGCGCCATGCGTTTGGTGATCAA TATAGGTCTACCGACTTTATCGCCCCTGGGCCAGGGAAGCTTGAGCTTACCTATACACCCAGAGATGGCGGCAAGCCAACGACTTTGAATGTTTACGACTTTGAGAGTCCAGGTATCGCGCTTGCCATGTACAATACCGATGAG TCCATCCAAGGGTTCGCTCATGCATCGTTCAAGATGGCACTGGAAAAGAAGATGCCGCTC TACATGTCTACCAAGAACACCATTTTGAAGAAGTACGACGGTCGCTTCAAGGATATTTTCCAAGAAATATACGAGAAGCAGTACCAAAAGGAATTCGAAGCTGCGGGCCTGTGGTACGAACACCGTTTG ATCGATGACATGGTTGCCCAAGCGATTAAGTCTTCTGGTGGATTTGTGTGGGCATGCAAGAACTACGATGGCGACGTTCAG TCCGATATTTTGGCGCAAGGTTTCGGATCTCTCGGAATG ATGACATCGGAACTTATCACTCCTGACGGTGGAACTATCGAAGCCGAGGCAGCACACG GCACGGTAACCCGTCATTGGCGAGAGCATCAGAAAGGAAAAGAGACATCAACCAACCCGGTTGCTTCAATCTTTGCCTGGACTCGTGGACTCGCTTTCCGCGCGAAGTTGGATGGAAACGATCAGCTCAAGGCTTTTACCAAGAAGTTGGAGGACTCATGCACCGAAGTCATTGACAAGGATGGGATCATGACTAAGGATCTGGCACTTGCTATTCACGGTAAAAG TATGACTCGGGAACACTGGGTCACTACCACCGAATACATGGATGCTGTGAAC GCCAAACTTCAAACCAAACTCAAACCTCAAACCAAGCTGTGA
- a CDS encoding poly(ADP)-ribose polymerase PARP protein, whose product MTRQRQLRLPPSQTDEEGPGVKEATRADTDTQDDTADTSKPASRSTTKRTKKSAAKEAADDDDDADMADSTSATTPNDASGSAQAQTDAKDATPPKSKTPEPPAKMVSVLKRGAAPVDPLSPHLVSTHQVYVDDQGEIWDAMLNQTDAMNNNNKFYVIQLLHPSKDKNSVSLHVRWGRVGESGSSQDKGPWSPDRAAQEFLKQFKSKAGTDWSNRKTMQPKKGKYMWLERAYGDDDEEDNGKGKAKDEDGPRAKTPEPTLGAELLDLASLIFSASLIQAALSEMNYDANKLPLGKLAKSTILNGFTALKGIAEVLAEPNGAKAAEHGGQRQACIDLTNAYYSVIPHSFGRRHPTIIDRPEILKRVELELVDALGDMEIANKIMSDSRPRDADGNPVNPLDANMRSLDLKFIDPVARGSKEWSTIADYMTGTHGATHSNYKTSLRNLFRVERHGETENWNNAGWGDLKDGEKMLLWHGSRSTNFAGILKQGLRIAPPEAPVTGYMFGKGVYFADAFSKSANYCHAGQSKNIGIMLLCEVAVKPYLELNDSDYYADQNSKNNGKIATKGVGKAQPGEWQDCSDALDREDLKGVVMPKGGLKQLKPPGAWLQYNEYIVYSPNQIRVRYLLMVDMKYH is encoded by the exons ATGACACGACAACGGCAACTGCGCCTGCCTCCAAGTCAGACCGACGAAGAAGGCCCCGGCGTCAAAGAAGCGACTCGGGCCGATACTGACACGCAGGACGACACGGCCGATACTTCAAAGCCAGCCAGTCGCAGTACCACCAAACGCACCAAGAAAAGCGCCGCCAAAGAGGCTGccgatgacgacgacgatgCTGACATGGCCGACTCCACATCTGCCACAACTCCCAACGATGCGTCAGGGAGTGCTCAAGCCCAAACCGACGCAAAGGATGCTACTCCCCCCAAGAGTAAAACCCCCGAGCCTCCTGCAAAGATGGTCTCCGTTCTGAAACGGGGTGCCGCACCGGTCGACCCATTGTCGCCTCACCTCGTTT CCACCCATCAAGTTTATGTGGACGACCAGGGTGAAATTTGGGATG CCATGTTGAATCAG ACTGACGCAATGAATAACAACAACAA ATTCTACGTTATTCAACTTTTGCATCCTTCTAAAGATAAGAATTCAGTGTCTCTTCACGTACGCTGGGGGCGAGTGGGAGAGAGTGGATCATCACAAGACAAG GGCCCCTGGTCGCCTGATCGAGCAGCCCAAGAATTTCTGAAACAGTTCAAAAGTAAAGCCGGGACCGACTGGAGCAACCGTAAAACCATGCAGCCTAAAAAGG GAAAATACATGTGGCTTGAGCGTGCATATGGAGATGACGATGAGGAAGACAATGgtaaaggaaaagccaaagATGAGGATGGTCCTCGCGCAAAGACCCCAGAACCCACGCTTGGAGCCGAGTTACTC GATCTTGCAAGCTTGATATTCTCGGCTAGCCTTATCCAGGCGGCACTGTCCGAAATGAACTATGATGCAAACAAG CTGCCATTGGGAAAGCTCGCTAAATCCACCATTCTGAACGGGTTTACCGCCCTGAAAGGTATCGCTGAAGTGCTTGCTGAGCCAAATGGCGCCAAGGCTGCAGAGCACGGCGGACAACGACAAGCTTGCATTGATCTAACGAATGCTTACTACTC GGTCATTCCTCACTCGTTTGGTCGTCGTCATCCTACTATTATCGATCGTCCCGAGATCCTCAAGAGGGTT GAACTCGAGCTTGTGGACGCATTAGGCGACATGGAGATTGCGAACAAAATCATGTCCGATAGCCGCCCCAGGGACGCGGACGGAAATCCTGTCAACCCACTTGATGCTAACATGCGTTCATTGGATCTCAAGTTTATTGACCCTGTTGCCCGAG GCAGCAAGGAATGGAGCACCATTGCTGACTACATGACTGGTACTCACGGTGCTACTCACTCGAATTATAAGACTAGTCTGAGAAACCTATTCCGGGTCGAACG CCATGGCGAGACCGAAAACTGGAACAACGCTGGGTGGGGAGATCTCAAGGATGGAGAAAAGATGCTGCTTTGGCATGGATCACGTAGCACCAATTTTGCAGGTATTTTGAAACAAGGTTTGCGCATCGCACCTCCTGAAG CACCCGTAACCGGATACATGTTCGGCAAG GGTGTGTACTTTGCCGACGCCTTCAGTAAATCGGCAAATTACTGTCATGCTGG ACAAAGTAAAAATATTGGTATTATGCTGCTTTGCGAGGTGGCCGTAAAGCCATACCTTGAATTGAATGATTCCGACTACTATGCCGACCAGAACAGCAAGAATAATGGCAAAAT TGCAACCAAGGGTGTCGGAAAAGCCCAGCCCGGCGAATGGCAAGATTGTTCTGATGCCTTGGACCGAGAAGATCTCAAGGGGGTGGTTATGCCAAAAGGTGGACTAAAGCAACTTAAGCCGCCTGGCGCATGGCTGCAATATAACGAG TATATTGTATACTCCCCTAACCAAATCCGTGTGCGGTACTTGTTGATGGTGGACATGAAATACCACTAA
- a CDS encoding ribosomal protein L16p/L10e: MGRRPARCYRYCKNKPYPKSRYNRGIRIFDLGRKRASVDDFPFCAHLVSDEYEQLSSEALEAARICANKYVTKTSGKDSFHLRVRVHPFHVIRINKMLSCAGADRLQTGMRGAWGKPYGTVARVNIGQIILSIRTKESNAAVVMEALRRARYKFPGRQKIIISRKWGFTNVNKEEYLRLKEEKRVLQDGAYVQYIRPRGNLETNLRNQLRA; the protein is encoded by the exons ATGGGTCGCCGTCCCGCTCGCTGCTACCGCTACTGCAAGAACAAGCCGTACCCCAAGTCGAGGTACAACCGTGGT ATCCGTATTTTCGATCTTGGTCGCAAGCGTGCCTCGGTCGATGACTTCCCCTTCTGCGCCCACTTGGTCTCGGATGAGTACGAACAGCTATCGTCCGAAGCTCTGGAAGCCGCCCGTATTTGCGCCAACAAGTACGTGACGAAGACCTCCGGAAAGGATTCGTTCCACTTGCGTGTGCGCGTACATCCTTTCCATGTTATCCGCATTAACAAGATGTTGTCCTGTGCCGGGGCGGATCG TCTCCAAACCGGTATGCGTGGTGCGTGGGGCAAGCCATACGGCACTGTCGCCCGTGTCAACATCGGCCAGATCATCCTTTCCATCCGTACCAAGGAATCCAATGCCGCTGTTGTAATGGAGGCTCTCCGCCGTGCTCGCTACAAGTTCCCCGGTCGTCAAAAGATCATCATCAGCCGCAAGTGGGGTTTCACCAACGTCAACAAGGAGGAGTACCTCAGGTTGAAGGAGGAGAAGCGTGTGCTCCA GGATGGTGCCTACGTCCAGTACATCCGCCCGAGGGGCAACTTGGAGACCAACCTCCGCAACCAGCTCCGCGCTTGA